One Solirubrobacterales bacterium DNA window includes the following coding sequences:
- the leuB gene encoding 3-isopropylmalate dehydrogenase encodes MIASHLPPRIALLPGDGIGPEIVAAARRLLEAIDGFELTEQVVGGASIDAHGTALTDDVLESCRSSDAVLLGAVGGPKWATTDPDAPRPEQGLLGLRRGLGLYANLRPVRPSPALADASPLRPERIDGTDLLVVRELTGGIYFGDSGRDGDRAHDTCEYSVGEIERIARVAFDAARARAASGERPPLVTSVDKANVLETSRLWRETVAGVAGDYAEVELEHLLVDNAAMQLVAEPARFDVLLTENMFGDILSDEAAMLTGSLGMLPSASLGGDGPGLFEPVHGSAPDIAGEGVANPLATFLSVAMLLRHGLDRPAEAASIEASVEAVLQRGLRTPDLGTDAAPSVGTEEMTDAVLQELQT; translated from the coding sequence GTGATCGCGTCCCACCTTCCCCCTCGAATAGCCCTCCTGCCCGGGGACGGGATCGGCCCAGAGATCGTCGCCGCGGCGCGCCGCCTGCTGGAGGCGATCGACGGGTTCGAGCTCACGGAGCAGGTCGTGGGCGGCGCCTCGATCGACGCCCACGGGACCGCGCTGACCGACGACGTGCTGGAGTCCTGCCGGTCCTCCGACGCCGTCCTGCTCGGCGCAGTCGGCGGGCCGAAGTGGGCGACCACGGATCCTGATGCCCCGCGGCCCGAGCAGGGCCTGCTGGGCCTGCGCCGGGGACTCGGCCTCTACGCGAACCTCCGGCCGGTGCGGCCAAGTCCGGCGCTCGCCGACGCCAGCCCGCTGCGCCCTGAGCGGATCGACGGCACCGACCTCTTGGTGGTGCGCGAGCTGACCGGTGGGATCTACTTCGGCGACTCGGGACGCGACGGCGATCGCGCCCACGACACCTGCGAGTACTCGGTGGGGGAGATCGAGCGGATCGCACGAGTCGCCTTCGATGCGGCGCGGGCACGGGCCGCGAGCGGGGAGAGACCGCCGCTGGTCACCTCCGTGGACAAGGCGAACGTGCTCGAGACCTCGCGCCTGTGGCGCGAAACGGTGGCCGGCGTCGCGGGCGACTACGCCGAGGTCGAGCTCGAGCACCTTCTGGTCGACAATGCCGCCATGCAGCTCGTCGCGGAGCCGGCACGGTTCGACGTACTCCTGACCGAGAACATGTTCGGCGACATCCTCTCCGACGAGGCAGCGATGCTCACAGGCTCGCTGGGGATGCTGCCTTCCGCGAGCCTGGGGGGGGACGGGCCCGGCCTGTTCGAGCCGGTTCACGGCTCAGCGCCCGACATCGCGGGAGAGGGAGTCGCCAATCCGCTGGCGACCTTTCTCTCGGTGGCGATGTTGCTTCGCCACGGGCTCGACCGTCCCGCCGAGGCGGCCTCGATCGAAGCATCTGTGGAGGCGGTGCTCCAGCGCGGCCTGCGAACCCCCGACCTCGGCACAGATGCCGCCCCGTCAGTTGGCACCGAAGAGATGACCGACGCTGTGCTCCAGGAGCTCCAAACCTGA
- the leuD gene encoding 3-isopropylmalate dehydratase small subunit, protein MRPVDVIEGGVSVLDRADVDTDQIIPKQFLKRVERSGFGEFLFYDWVRSGEIELEPNPILVAGRNFGCGSSREHAPWALQDFGFEAIVAPSFGDIFYVNCTKIGLLPVILGAAQCESLAEAGRARIDTDEQTVTWNGGVAEFEIDPDVKHRLLHGLDEIGLTLRDESAIAEFEASGGADRGPMTTAL, encoded by the coding sequence GTGCGTCCCGTAGATGTGATCGAAGGCGGCGTCTCGGTGCTCGACCGGGCCGATGTCGACACCGACCAGATCATTCCGAAGCAGTTCCTGAAGCGGGTGGAGCGAAGCGGCTTCGGGGAGTTCCTGTTCTATGACTGGGTCCGCTCGGGGGAGATCGAGCTGGAGCCCAACCCGATCCTGGTCGCGGGGCGCAACTTCGGCTGCGGCTCCTCGCGTGAGCACGCTCCCTGGGCGCTGCAGGACTTCGGTTTCGAGGCCATCGTCGCGCCCTCGTTCGGGGACATCTTCTACGTCAACTGCACGAAGATCGGACTGCTGCCGGTGATCCTGGGCGCAGCGCAGTGCGAAAGCCTCGCCGAGGCTGGCCGGGCACGGATCGACACGGACGAGCAGACCGTGACCTGGAACGGCGGCGTGGCGGAGTTCGAGATCGATCCTGACGTCAAGCACCGGCTCCTGCACGGGCTTGACGAGATCGGTCTGACCCTTCGCGACGAGTCGGCGATCGCCGAGTTCGAGGCGTCCGGGGGCGCCGACCGCGGCCCGATGACGACAGCGCTGTGA
- a CDS encoding methyltransferase domain-containing protein, with product MSDAEPTAGRPVDWDASSYDSLADPQEEWAREVLARLELRGDESVLDAGCGSGRVTRLLIDRLPEGKVVAVDASPSMVEMVRGVLRPQDEALLANLTELELTEPVDAIFSNATFHWVLDHDRLFQRLYASLRAGGQLEAQCGGEGNVAEFVRAIEAMSGDERFAPYLRGTLQPWKFAGVGETEVRLERAGFASVRLWLERKRFEPRDPRGYLRASGLASHLDRLPENLHEEFVDAITGSMPRPLVLEYVRLNISARRP from the coding sequence GTGAGCGACGCAGAGCCGACCGCCGGTCGCCCCGTCGACTGGGACGCGTCCAGCTACGACAGCCTGGCCGACCCGCAGGAGGAATGGGCCCGCGAGGTGCTCGCGCGACTCGAGCTTCGAGGCGACGAGTCCGTGCTTGATGCCGGCTGCGGGAGCGGCCGGGTGACGCGGCTCTTGATCGATCGACTCCCGGAGGGCAAGGTGGTGGCGGTGGATGCCTCGCCCTCGATGGTGGAGATGGTGAGAGGGGTGTTGCGGCCCCAGGACGAGGCGCTGCTGGCCAACCTGACCGAGCTCGAGCTCACCGAGCCCGTCGACGCGATCTTCTCCAACGCCACCTTCCACTGGGTGCTCGACCACGACCGGCTGTTCCAGCGGCTCTATGCGTCGCTCCGCGCGGGCGGGCAGCTCGAGGCGCAGTGCGGCGGCGAAGGGAACGTGGCCGAGTTCGTTCGCGCGATCGAGGCTATGAGCGGCGACGAGCGCTTCGCACCGTACCTCCGCGGCACCCTGCAGCCATGGAAATTCGCCGGCGTCGGGGAGACCGAGGTGCGACTCGAGCGGGCCGGCTTCGCTTCCGTCCGCCTGTGGCTGGAGCGAAAGCGCTTTGAGCCTCGCGACCCGAGGGGCTATCTCCGGGCGTCGGGGCTCGCGTCCCACCTCGACCGCTTGCCCGAGAACCTGCACGAGGAGTTCGTGGACGCGATCACGGGCTCGATGCCGCGTCCGCTGGTGCTCGAGTACGTGCGCCTCAATATCTCGGCGCGACGGCCGTGA